GTCCGGCTTTTTCTATATTTCGGATTCAATTCTTGACAATATCCTCTTAAGCATAATTAGAGATATACGGTGGAAGGTGATTTACCTGACATCGAGGTGACGCTTGAGTTCTCAATATTCGAGGTTTACATGTCATGAGGGAATCAATGTGAACTTCATCGTTACAAAAaatgtaaattaaataaaaaattattaaCCATTTAACACACCGAAAAGAAGCTTGTTTTTGATTATATATCTGTAAAACATTAAAGTGAAAATACACCATTACACACGTACAAATTGCACACTTATGCAACTACCACCATTAAATGACGTCGGATTATTTTATCCGATTCAGTAGATCAACTGAAATACTTCATAACTATCACAACTTATATATCCTTACACACGccgttaattaattaatttaataaattaatataattaattagaaTCTTATCAACATTCTTTAAGTGGCTTTCCACACAAACAATCATTATACGTAAACGACGACGCTTCAAGGTGTTCAAACCACGGCACCATCGGAATCTTACCGCACAAATGGTTATGACTCAGATCAAGATGACCGATAAACGCCGCCGAAGATATCGATTTCGGAATCGATCCTTTCAGCTTATTATACGACAAATCAATCATCATGAAGTACGATCTCGCACCGAATACATCCGGTATGTTTCCTTCAATTGCATTTCTACTTAAATTCAAAATACTAATTCGTGAATTTAGTAACGTCGCCGGTAATGTACCTGAAAGTAGGTTTCCGTCTAGGTTCAGTGTACCTAATACCGACATTTTTCCGAGCGATTCAGGAATTGGACCGGTGAACCGGTTTAACGATAGATCTAGATCCGATAACCGGTAGATATACGATATCGATTCCGGTATTGATCCATAGATTCTGTTGCCGCTGAGTAATGCGCGGCTAAGCATTCGGAGCTTACCGAAGTTTCTCGGTATCGTTCCGGATATTCTGTTGTTCCGTAGATCTAAATGCTTTAACGACGATAAATCTGCAAGCGATCGCGGTATTCGACCTGTAATTTTGTTATCGGCGACGTTGAGAACGGTGAGGTGTTTGAGTTTTCCGATATCGAGCGGAATTTCGCCGGTGATTTGGTTGCCGATGACGTCGAAAATGCGTAAAAAAGGTAGATTGGATATACACGAAGGTATAATACCAGAAATACCCTTCCAATCGGCAATAACGATAGTTGACAGTCTCTCCAGCTTGCAAATAGCTGGAGAGATGGAACCGGTCATGTAACCGGTTCTTTTAGCTTTTTGAAAAAGTGGATCTTCGGACTCACCACGTAGGTTTATATCTGCTACCCGTTTTTTAATTGGGTCGCACGTGATACCGTACCAGTTATTGCAACAATTGTTGCCGGTCCATGAACTGAAAATGCCTAAGTGAGGCTCGTGTAAACCTGCTTTGAGGGCTAGTAGCGCCGCCCTATCAGAGGGCGGACAAGCCTCCGCAGTCACAACGAGTATAGAGATTAACACGGTTGCGATAAACCATATGGGGGGACTCATTTTTGTAGCAAGTGATAATGTGATATAGTTTGATACACATAGATGATGCATTTAGTGGTGTATATATGCATGTTTGTAGTGTGTAAAATCGAAAAGGTACGTGCATGTGGGGTGGGGTTATGATGCTGGCAAATGAGAataaaaaatagaaatagaaatattgttAAATTtgattatatttattctatatagtATACTGTCTTAAAGCTGGCATATTTGATCAGGTTATTGCTTGATGATTACACTATTAAAATGCAAAATTCCTGAATAATTCCATAATTCTTGGTGAAATTATTTACTGTATAAAGGAATTCAAGCATGATCCCTCCATGATATATGGGAATTGTTTTGGGTGGATTATGGGTTTACTTAGATTTTAGTTTTAGAATAAGATAACCTACAAATCGGAGGTCTATAACCTAACAAAAATCTTATATATTAACTTTACAAATAGTATATTTATATTTTGGAGTAACCTGAAAAATGTCAAAACGATCATTGACTAGATTAGATCGTGTACATATGAGCTATAATGACTCCACTTCACTAAATAGCCTGAACACGAAATACCTCATAGGATCAAAATGTTTGGTTTTTAGTTTGGGATCAATACACGGGTCAAGACTGGAAATTTTACCTTGTAAACGACATCTTTATTGATAGTAGTACATCAATACATAGAACAGGGGTTTCGTGATTGAAGTAAATACTTGAGATTGGATCCGAAAATCTGAttcagattttatatataaaatgaaaagtttacctTAAACATAAAATAAATTATGTGTACAATACGTAGATCAGGTTCACCTTGGTATCGTGTCTTGTGTCTCTCTTTTTATGCCTTACTTAGAGCATTGTTTGTTTGTGTTCACGTCGTATAGTCGGTTTTTTTTAACACCGagaaaaatattatataaaaactaGCAATTAGCTAGAAAATTACTAAGAGTCAAGAAGATTTTACATCCTTTAAGACCAATTCAGGCATTCAGCCTAGGTTTTCTATAACGGCTAGAAATCCATTCAAATGAAGTAAGCACGATGAAATCTACAATGTCCCTTTTCCTGAAACTTGATGCATTGAAGATAAATGTCATTTCTAAACTTTCAAATATTCCAACAGGATGCGATCGCAATGACTTGAACAATGAGACGTTGCATTCCAACAAAAACATTAACCGAGAACCAATTCTAAAAGTCCTCAGAAGACGACCATATAGGAAGGCGTACACCTAGCCATTGAGAAATGTATTTCCGTATGATCGGTTCTTTTTGGCGTTGGAGATGTTTAGTTGGTCTAGTTGGTCAGGTTTGATTGCTCGTTTTGTTTCTTATGGTCGTTTTATTTAGTTCTATTTAGTACTCTTGTTTGGTTGCCTCTGAGTTATATTTTTTGATTTCTTTCATCTTTGAATAAAGATCCCTTTTCAATCGTTGTATTTTTCGCTTTTTTGGCAAAATAGAAAAAGGGTTTCTACAATTATACAATAACGAGTTAGGATTCATAGATCCGTttacccatacaccacttatgtgatattgggttttgttgttgtcgtTGATTCATAGATCCGTTTAATTAGATCAGATTATAAATTGAATAGGAAACGGCCTACTACTATTTAGCATTAAACTTGTTGTCCATGCTACTAGACCCAATACTTTTCAATAATCAGATCAGATTATAAATTGAATTGGAAACGGCCTACTACTATTTAGCATTAAACTGTCCATGCTACTAGACCCAATACTTTTCAATTTTCATCCAGGTCCATACATAAACATTTACatcatttttaaattttgtatatattgcaataattaattttatttttgaAAATGCAATCTCTAACACCTTCTTATTACTAAAACTACTTATAAAACCAAGTTTAGTGAACAATAAGTTATGCTGACGTTGActattttgtctttttttttttaaaaaattggcaatttttttacaacttttttttacaaaaataataatagtataccCGTCGCAACGTGCGGGTTTCCTAACTCGTTTAATTTCAAAGTTCAGTTTAATTATTCTCCTTTTCTTTAAAAGATATAGAATACGTAGGGGATGCGATCCTTAATAGTTCAGTGTTATCGGAAACAAATGTCCCGGGTTAGCGAATGATATAACACTTTATTTCAATATATTACTGAGTAGTATTTAGCTTTATAAAATTTTCATTTAGTATTGTTCAAAGATATTGTATATATTAGTAATTTTGGCAAGTAAAACATCATGTCAAAACTGGTCTTATAAGTAAGTGTGTATTGTTAAATACTagattttaagagcccgtgcgttgcacggtagcTCTAAAAAATAGTTTTTCATAATCGTTACCATTTGTACAGCATTATTTGTTGTTTATAGCAGTTTACTGACGAAACACTTTAAGAGCCTGTGTGTTGCACGACAGCTCTACAATCAAATACCTCCCGATTATCTACACAATTACCGGAACAATATTATATCCATAATTTATAAACGTAACTATTGGTCTTAGTATATAATTCGAAGACATGTAAACAATTACCACACAAATGAACTTCACAAGCATAAACCTTATATGTTAATATTGACACTCAAATCACACAAAATGAGCCCATGTTGATGACCAAGAGTAACACCAACAGGCGATTTCATATTAGAGTGATAATAATTTATGTACAAAGGAAGTAAGAAACTTTATGTCATCCTATCATTGGCTAACGAACCACTGGATCTTTGATTTAAGTAACAAAACATGGTAAATTCAAAGTTAAGCAACGATTACCCACCTCACCTATCAAAGAACATAAATGTCTATTACTTTAAAAAACACTACTCATTAAATTTAACTCTGTAGAAGACTGTAGAAAAAACATACTTGACGGATTGAAGGATGCTTAATCATATCGGACATTTAAGTAGCTCGTGAACTGCACTTATTGATGCCATTAAATGCCTTCCACAATCTAATAAACATTAATCTCAGGCAAGTGAGTCCTCCAGATTTGAAGATTTTAAACCATAATCATAACGTGATTTAGTAACATCTTCATATGTATTATCAAAATGGTAACATAGAAGATATCAAAATAGTAAGTACATATCAACTACTTACAAATATCGTTAAGAGACGTATAAAGGGAAAATAAGAGGTCATCCAAAGCTTTTCATCCAAAGTTCTACCTGCAATAGAGGAAGACAGCAAACAGGTGACATGAGACGAAAACTTAGAAATATCATGAAAAACTGCTATGACTCCTTACTCAACCGCCAATTTTGTCACCTTATAAGACCACAAATAAATGAATTTCTAATTATACTCAAGAGTATGTAGATCAAGGATACAAACTGAAAGTCCAATCTTTTATTTTACCATAAGCAGTTAGCTATAATCGCAATTAATGATTAGCTATATCCCAAATAAAATCTTAATTATTCGTAAAGTTGATTTAATTTAAAACTATCTAATTAGCCACATCAAATCAATGCACCGAATACTTACAGAAATGTGATTGGTTTGAAAGAGCAAAATTGAGAAGCAAAGAAGATGCGAACCACAAAACACGAAACACAAACATACTGAAATAGGTTCGTAGGATCTGAAAATTGCAAACTGCAAAAAAGAAGAAAAGTGTAAAATCTGCAATAAATATGTTGGTTAAAATCTAAACTAAACACACTTTCTTTCCATACCATGTCCTTATATTCACAGAACATAGAA
The window above is part of the Rutidosis leptorrhynchoides isolate AG116_Rl617_1_P2 chromosome 1, CSIRO_AGI_Rlap_v1, whole genome shotgun sequence genome. Proteins encoded here:
- the LOC139867764 gene encoding uncharacterized protein, which translates into the protein MSPPIWFIATVLISILVVTAEACPPSDRAALLALKAGLHEPHLGIFSSWTGNNCCNNWYGITCDPIKKRVADINLRGESEDPLFQKAKRTGYMTGSISPAICKLERLSTIVIADWKGISGIIPSCISNLPFLRIFDVIGNQITGEIPLDIGKLKHLTVLNVADNKITGRIPRSLADLSSLKHLDLRNNRISGTIPRNFGKLRMLSRALLSGNRIYGSIPESISYIYRLSDLDLSLNRFTGPIPESLGKMSVLGTLNLDGNLLSGTLPATLLNSRISILNLSRNAIEGNIPDVFGARSYFMMIDLSYNKLKGSIPKSISSAAFIGHLDLSHNHLCGKIPMVPWFEHLEASSFTYNDCLCGKPLKEC